In bacterium, the genomic stretch AGGCGTATGCGCATGCGTGCCCACCCAAGCGATTCGGTCCGTCTTGATGAATCCCGGCGTGAGCGAAAAAGTTTCCACCTCAACGCCGTTGAGCCGGCCGATCTCAGTCACGGTCCCATCGGCCAGCCGGCTGTCCCATTGACCGATGTTTCCGCGAAAGCTCTGCACCTTCCACTCATGCGGCTGCCCGCCGACAAGCAGAGTGCATGATACATCCTCTCTTCGGCTGGCGGCAAGCAGATGCACTCGGTTACAGTCGCTGAAGGGCAGCCTCAGGGTCTGACCATGACACGCCAACGCATTCAGGGAACCGGGGGCTGTGGAGCCCATCTTAAAAGCCACCTCTTCGCAATGCACCGTGTCAGAGATGAGCTCACTCGGACAGCAGACGCCGTTGCCGTCCAGATCGCCGTCACTCCGGTCCTCGTTTGAGGAAAAGGCGTCCAGGTTGTAGGATAGAACCAGCGGTTGGCAAAGGACGGGCTCGACGGCTCGAGGAGGAGCGGCAAGGCGCACAGCGATGGTCCTGAGCTGATAGGGCGCAAATGTAAGACGCAGCCCTCCCTGCTGCACCTTCAATGGAGCGATTACTTCCTCACTACCGTTCAGCTCACGAGCGGACTGGACCGGTGCAAAAAATTTCAGCGCCGCCTGCTCTGCCGGCCGGCCGCTGCTCTCACACAGACGCACGACAATTTCATCGCTTGCCTCTGCCTGCTTGATCGCATGGATGATGATTTGATCAGTGTCAAGGGAAACGAAAGAAAGTTCATTCGCGCAACCGCTGTGACGGCCGACTAAAAAAGCGAGCAGAGGCTGATTCAGACTGCCGGCCTGCTGCACCACCCCGCTCTGTTGCCAGGACCCGACATGTCCCATCAGGCCGAAGGTCATTTGATGGAATCCCAGATCCTGAGCAGATTGATCCTGAAATCCACTGCCGGTGGTGGGCGTGTGCAAAAGGCTCAGACGCAGCGTATGATCCTCCGGCTTATCCCACCCATATTTACAATCGTTGAACACCGCCACACCGTACTCGCCGCGGGCATCGGTCAGATCCGCCCACTGCTGTGCCGGCACTTCATACAGCTTTTCGCTGTTGGTGGGCCGGGCGATGGCGCCGACGCCAAGATCATAGGTCGCTTGGTCATTACGCACGCTCAGGGGGAAAGCCGCCTTGAGCAATGTGCCTCGCGTGTTCCAGTTCACGGCGAGGGAGAAAAGAATTCGATCGCCCGCTTCACCGGCCGCCAGGCTGATGTTCTGAATGAATGTGGAGCTGTCTTTTTTCTGTGTGATTCGCAGGCAAACGCGCACCGGTCCGTTTTCCACAACCGTCACCTGCGCCGGGCTGTCCACCGTGGCCCTGGGCGGAACGGATAGGTCCTTGTACATCACCTCCCATGCGGGCCACTCGATCGAAGTGTTGTTGAGGAGCTGCAGATGCAGAGGCGCGGACAGCAATTCCCGATTGGCCTTTTTATCGCGCACAGAGACCACCTGACCCTGGGCGTTGAGTGTAAGGCGATAGCGTTTGTTCTCCAGCCGGCTCGCTGAGATATGGAGATCCGTCGCTTCAGGATACGGCGTGTCGCTGTAACGCAGGCTGTACACTTTGAATCCCACAGAAGGAGTCCGGGCGAGAAAGATCATCCGCAAAGATGTGGGAGTGACCGACAACACCTGCGACGGCACTTCCCGGCTGCGATCGAAAATGCGGGCGTATGACTTCATGCCCTCCCTGGGCACAGTGATCTCTACCACATCCTGGCGGTCGTAACTCAGCGGATTATACACCACAATGGGGCGTCCCACGACCTGAGTATCAAGACCGCGAGACGCTGCGGCCACGCTGTGTTCGAGAACGGCGGCAAACTGATTGGCGCTGATGATCTCGTCGTTCCAGGAAAACTCATACGCCTCTGGAATGCTGGTACCGGTCAGATCGTCATGAAATTGATGCCAGAGGAACCGCACCCAGGCGTCGTTCAGTTTCTCCTTTGGGTATCGGGCGGCGCCGAACCAATCGGCGACCACGGCCGCGCGCTCAGCAGCGTTCGCAAGCAATTCGTTCTTTCGGTTCCAGCGCTTCATCGCCGCCTGACTGGTGTAGCAGCCGGTGCCGTGCGTGCTCATCAGCAGTTCGCCGTTGTAGCGGGGCAGCGCCTGCTGCTGTGCCGGCGACAGTTCACGATAGAGCTGATCAGCGGCCGCACTGACGACGGTGATCGGTCCGTCGGAGTGCAAGCTTTTTTCCAGCCATTTCACCGACCCTTCACTGGGCGCGCCGCCGACATCGCCGGTGCCATAATAGCGGTAGGCAGCGGCCAAACCGGACCGCTGATATTGCCGATCGATCGCCCGCTCCACCACCGAGTCGCGACTCTGATCCTGAATCAGATCCGACACATAGGCGCCGGGATCCAGAGCGGCGATGAGCGTGTTGCCGTCGACGCCTTGCCAGAGACCGATGTCAAAGGGAATGCCGACGGAAGATCCCCAAGTCAACTTTTGCGTTGAAAAGCCGACAAGACCGCAGTGTTTGGCGATGGAGGGCAAAGCGTAGCCAAAACCGAAACAGTCGGGAAGGAAAAGGTCACAGCTGCTTTTACCGAACTCTTTTTTAAAAAATCCATTGCCGTACAGCACTTGACGAATCAGCGATTCAGGAGAGGGGATGTTCACATCGCACGCGTCCACACCGCTTCCGGTCACATGCCAGCGGCCGGCGCGGATGTAGTCGGCCATTCTGGCATACTCTTGCGGATAATACTCTTTAGCCAGCATGTAGCGGAAGGCCCCCTCAAAGTTGAACACATATTCAGGATAGCGTTCCAACAGCGCAAGATTGCCCCGCAGCGTGTTCGGAATATAATCCCGAATGGTCGTCTGAATGGTCCAGCGCCATTGGGTGTCGAGATGCGAGGTGGCGACGAGATAGGCCTTTTTCTGCGCAGGTGAATTCCGCGAGGCGTGCAGAGACGTCCCCAGCGCAAGGGATAACAGGATCCCGCTGACGGCCGCGCTCGTTTTCAATGCCCGAAGGAACCGCCGTGCAACACGACTTGTTTGCATCATCGTTCCGCCCTTTCCTGCAATGATAGATGACGATACCAAAACACATACATGCCGATGCTGCACAGCGCCAGGATCATCGCCAGCATCAGCGTCTGCGGCCATTGTTGCATCACCAGGCTCATCATGAAGAGAAACAACACAATCTGCCAGGGCACAGCGAAAAGAAGCGAAAGAAGGTCCCGGCGGTTTTCGCGATCGATCGCAACCACGGCCTGCGCATCCTGCCGGCGTTTATAGGGCCCCCAGAAGCCGAAAGGACGGGTGACCGTGTAGAAATGTTCCAACACCTTGTCATCCGTCGGCCGCGTCAACAGGGTGCCGACGACGGTTCCGATAATGGACAGGCCGCAGGAAAAGATGAAAGAAAAATATTCCTCCGTATTTTCGGGCATGATCAGCTTCCATGCAATGGCGGCCAAAGTTCCTGTCGCTAGGCCGATGGTGTAGCCGTAGCCGTTCAATCGCCACCAATACCAGCGGATCATAAAGGGAATCACCATGCCCGCACTGATGCTCATGGTGATCCACCCCCAGATGTCGTTGATGTTTTTGATCACCAGCATCAGCGCCAAACCCATCATCACCACCACGGCGGAGGCGAGATAGCTCTGCATCATGGCCTTCTTCCCAGAGGCATTGGGTTTGATAAGCACCAGATAGATGTCTTTTACCCAGTAAGCGGCGCCGGCGTTGACGGTGGAGACGAAGGTGGACATGGCCGCAGCCATAAATCCGGCGACGAGAAATCCTTTAATGCCCGTGGGCAGCGTGTCCACCACCATGGGCAGCACTTTTTCCGGATCCGTGATTTGCGCGCCCAGGGACAATCCCCAGATCGCCAGAGCCGCTACAAAAATCCAACGGAAGGAGAGCAAAAAGGTCCACAGGACCGAGATCAGACCTGCTTCGCGGTCGTTGCGCGCTGCGAAATATCTCTGCGCCATATAGTTGGTGGCGCCGCCGCTGCCTTCAAAGGCTACCTTGAAAAAATAAAAAAGTACAGCCACACCGAACAGATTGTAAATGGAATAGGCGTTAGCCGGATCCAGGCCCAGATTCCATTTAGGCAGGACGCTGCTCCACTCGCTGAACGTCGTCGGATAGGTCTGAAAGCCTCCGCTCTTCAGCGGCATCGAGATGAGAAGGTTTTCCGGCAGTTCAATGCCGAAAGCCCTGATAGTGATATACAGAATCATGGTC encodes the following:
- a CDS encoding alpha-mannosidase; translation: MMQTSRVARRFLRALKTSAAVSGILLSLALGTSLHASRNSPAQKKAYLVATSHLDTQWRWTIQTTIRDYIPNTLRGNLALLERYPEYVFNFEGAFRYMLAKEYYPQEYARMADYIRAGRWHVTGSGVDACDVNIPSPESLIRQVLYGNGFFKKEFGKSSCDLFLPDCFGFGYALPSIAKHCGLVGFSTQKLTWGSSVGIPFDIGLWQGVDGNTLIAALDPGAYVSDLIQDQSRDSVVERAIDRQYQRSGLAAAYRYYGTGDVGGAPSEGSVKWLEKSLHSDGPITVVSAAADQLYRELSPAQQQALPRYNGELLMSTHGTGCYTSQAAMKRWNRKNELLANAAERAAVVADWFGAARYPKEKLNDAWVRFLWHQFHDDLTGTSIPEAYEFSWNDEIISANQFAAVLEHSVAAASRGLDTQVVGRPIVVYNPLSYDRQDVVEITVPREGMKSYARIFDRSREVPSQVLSVTPTSLRMIFLARTPSVGFKVYSLRYSDTPYPEATDLHISASRLENKRYRLTLNAQGQVVSVRDKKANRELLSAPLHLQLLNNTSIEWPAWEVMYKDLSVPPRATVDSPAQVTVVENGPVRVCLRITQKKDSSTFIQNISLAAGEAGDRILFSLAVNWNTRGTLLKAAFPLSVRNDQATYDLGVGAIARPTNSEKLYEVPAQQWADLTDARGEYGVAVFNDCKYGWDKPEDHTLRLSLLHTPTTGSGFQDQSAQDLGFHQMTFGLMGHVGSWQQSGVVQQAGSLNQPLLAFLVGRHSGCANELSFVSLDTDQIIIHAIKQAEASDEIVVRLCESSGRPAEQAALKFFAPVQSARELNGSEEVIAPLKVQQGGLRLTFAPYQLRTIAVRLAAPPRAVEPVLCQPLVLSYNLDAFSSNEDRSDGDLDGNGVCCPSELISDTVHCEEVAFKMGSTAPGSLNALACHGQTLRLPFSDCNRVHLLAASRREDVSCTLLVGGQPHEWKVQSFRGNIGQWDSRLADGTVTEIGRLNGVEVETFSLTPGFIKTDRIAWVGTHAHTPDNDVPYKFCCLYRYDFPLPDGVRSITLPNQEAVVVFAVTCSREENGGTRALSPLFDRFPDNQVTIVSAENALCFVDKLLISLAASPSQKEVRYTLDGSEPGASSLLYQAPFFIDRTTLVKACAFDPLYNAGPVAAKRFFRSSLRPAVAAPDGDAGVCCSYYEGVWKWLPNFSQLSPIRTAVLSDFSLPDQVREDHFAVLFTAAINIPADGFYTFYTRSDDGSALWIDDVKVVDNDGSHGADEKAGLIGLAAGWHPITVLYFEDHGEQSLQVSYAGPGVPKQTIPAERLRQRP
- a CDS encoding sodium:solute symporter, which gives rise to MAVLDFGIVVLYLLGTLFIGFWMQKKASESINSYFLGNKSIPWWALASSGMASNLDLSGTMIIVALVYALGANGFYIELRGGVVLIMAFLTAFMGKWNRRANVMTLAEWMEFRFGSGPEGRLARLVTAITSLLFTIAMVTYFAIGGGKFLDKFLGIPSFWGLSSEFWAAAILIFISAVYTIASGLYGVVWTDFFQMVLILTMILYITIRAFGIELPENLLISMPLKSGGFQTYPTTFSEWSSVLPKWNLGLDPANAYSIYNLFGVAVLFYFFKVAFEGSGGATNYMAQRYFAARNDREAGLISVLWTFLLSFRWIFVAALAIWGLSLGAQITDPEKVLPMVVDTLPTGIKGFLVAGFMAAAMSTFVSTVNAGAAYWVKDIYLVLIKPNASGKKAMMQSYLASAVVVMMGLALMLVIKNINDIWGWITMSISAGMVIPFMIRWYWWRLNGYGYTIGLATGTLAAIAWKLIMPENTEEYFSFIFSCGLSIIGTVVGTLLTRPTDDKVLEHFYTVTRPFGFWGPYKRRQDAQAVVAIDRENRRDLLSLLFAVPWQIVLFLFMMSLVMQQWPQTLMLAMILALCSIGMYVFWYRHLSLQERAER